A stretch of the Streptomyces sp. NBC_00078 genome encodes the following:
- a CDS encoding SDR family NAD(P)-dependent oxidoreductase has product MTCDIAIVGMSVELPQAKNTDEFWDLVVSGRSVSQPFPENRKKDILDYVRYVRSVAVKPSADTSLEFHDGYFLDDIANFDYEFFGMTPRQGAMADPVQRMLMKNAYLSLEDAGYTGARIQDQNTAVFVGYSVNPGQTYVDFLTRADPSLTPLSLTGNMGTMLANRISYHLDLHGPSMVINSACSATLVALHQAKNALLAGDCDLAVVAGARIFLAPLKSPDRNIGIESSDGLTRPFDERADGTGFGEGSGALVLTRLDRAREHGDQIYATIKGSAVNHDGHSEMITSPDEASQTRLLLEAWDDAGIDPRTVGYVEVHGTATRIGDPIEFEGLRGAFGQHTEDKQFCAVGTAKANVGHLFEGSGVIGVIKAALTVKNGTVPPMANFEKPNPKIDFADGPIYVPTTAEPWNPAGGERYCGVSAFGIGGTNCHVVLGDAPKESETAARQAVDGPQIFTLSAHSERSLRLLTDTYARFLSTEAADRLNLRDVCHTARVSRSAHRHRLALPVSSIGELRDALRALIEGRSAELPAVYSNLDDWSGPAQPDDSPLARYVRGEDVVWNEHAGTAAGRIVQLPPYAFDESRCWSPFPDTWAERTSTGAAPREQDNPVTHDIVFQEEPLADDRPGMVRALALVDPATDAEALLGTPPAGDLDILRLVASGADITAGTFSATEEGLQEVAARVLRGGYTHIVHALALEDTEAPDIQALDHRVTKNLYSLFLLSKALMNTGVRGRIVALTRRACALTDGAAVAAPENSALAGLAKVIGREFPYLKTRVQDVDEHVTPDLLWREMTRPEPGLHLLREGRSYHEVFEELPELGTGSEEDYLRAGGTYLVTGGTGGIGLAVSEMFATLQPDIDLVLVSRSGAPDRADWQRLIATHPDGKPARVARTLTEIEGMGARVHVYAADAGDPDALRAVVEDVQRTFGRIDGIVHAAGIPGRNLISLRDPRDFADVVRPKIHGAYVLNKATEDVSPDFILHFSSVAVVFPSSGQGDYAAGNYYLDTLACMGRRDDCHVVAVDWVAWREVGMAVDYGSKLDTTFKAVYTNTGMGIIDRMLRSRRRRAFAGEVNYDGNLVHIFKSFDMVLGSTVNTKMKQAESDLRDRLRIASEQKRKQIDAVSVELTGRPDGVYREAETTVARCFADALGYPTLDVEADFFNIGGDSLMATTVASNIATCLQIEFDAADLLMERTVSAVADAVELMREEAAEESPV; this is encoded by the coding sequence ATGACATGTGACATTGCCATCGTCGGTATGTCGGTCGAACTTCCCCAGGCGAAGAACACCGACGAGTTCTGGGACCTCGTCGTCTCCGGTCGCAGCGTGAGCCAACCCTTCCCGGAGAACCGCAAGAAGGACATCCTCGACTATGTACGGTACGTGCGCAGTGTCGCCGTGAAGCCGTCGGCCGACACCTCGCTCGAATTCCACGACGGCTACTTCCTCGACGACATCGCGAACTTCGACTACGAGTTCTTCGGGATGACACCCAGGCAGGGCGCCATGGCCGACCCGGTCCAGCGGATGCTCATGAAGAACGCCTATCTCTCCCTCGAGGACGCCGGATACACCGGCGCCCGGATCCAGGACCAGAACACCGCCGTCTTCGTCGGCTACTCCGTCAACCCGGGGCAGACGTACGTGGACTTCCTGACCCGGGCCGACCCGTCCCTGACCCCGCTCAGCCTGACCGGGAACATGGGCACGATGCTGGCCAACCGGATCTCTTATCATCTGGACCTGCACGGGCCCAGCATGGTCATCAACTCGGCTTGCTCGGCCACCCTGGTCGCCTTGCACCAGGCCAAGAACGCCCTGTTGGCCGGCGACTGCGACCTGGCCGTCGTCGCGGGTGCCCGCATCTTCCTCGCCCCCCTCAAGAGCCCAGACCGCAACATCGGCATCGAGTCCTCCGACGGTCTCACCCGCCCCTTCGACGAACGCGCCGACGGCACCGGCTTCGGTGAGGGCTCCGGCGCGCTCGTGCTGACCCGGCTCGACCGGGCCCGCGAACACGGCGACCAGATCTACGCCACGATCAAGGGCAGCGCCGTCAACCACGACGGCCACTCGGAGATGATCACCTCCCCCGACGAGGCGAGCCAGACCCGGCTGCTGCTCGAGGCCTGGGACGACGCCGGTATCGACCCGCGCACCGTCGGGTACGTGGAGGTGCATGGCACGGCGACACGCATCGGCGACCCCATCGAATTCGAAGGGCTCCGCGGGGCGTTCGGCCAGCATACCGAAGACAAACAGTTCTGCGCCGTCGGCACGGCCAAGGCCAACGTGGGGCACCTGTTCGAGGGCTCCGGCGTCATCGGGGTGATCAAGGCCGCGCTCACCGTGAAGAACGGGACAGTGCCGCCCATGGCCAACTTCGAAAAGCCCAACCCGAAGATCGACTTCGCGGACGGCCCGATCTACGTCCCCACCACCGCAGAGCCCTGGAACCCGGCCGGGGGGGAACGCTACTGCGGTGTCAGCGCGTTCGGCATCGGGGGCACCAACTGCCACGTCGTCCTGGGCGATGCCCCGAAGGAGTCGGAGACGGCTGCCCGGCAGGCCGTGGACGGCCCGCAGATCTTCACACTCAGCGCCCACAGCGAGCGATCGCTGCGACTGCTCACCGACACCTACGCCCGCTTCCTCAGCACGGAGGCCGCCGACCGGCTGAATTTGCGCGACGTCTGCCACACCGCCCGTGTCTCCCGCTCCGCCCATCGGCACCGCCTGGCCCTGCCGGTGTCGAGCATCGGAGAACTGCGCGACGCACTCAGGGCGCTGATCGAGGGCCGGAGCGCCGAGCTGCCGGCCGTGTACTCGAACCTGGACGACTGGTCCGGACCGGCACAGCCGGACGACTCACCGCTCGCCCGCTACGTACGCGGTGAGGACGTCGTATGGAACGAGCACGCGGGCACCGCGGCCGGCCGCATCGTCCAGCTGCCGCCCTACGCCTTCGATGAAAGCCGTTGCTGGTCGCCGTTCCCGGACACCTGGGCGGAGCGGACCTCCACCGGCGCGGCACCCCGTGAGCAGGACAATCCCGTCACTCACGACATCGTCTTCCAGGAGGAGCCCCTCGCGGACGACCGGCCTGGCATGGTGCGGGCGCTGGCTCTCGTCGATCCGGCAACCGATGCCGAGGCCCTGCTGGGGACACCGCCCGCCGGGGACCTCGACATCCTGCGACTCGTGGCGTCGGGCGCCGACATCACCGCGGGCACCTTCTCCGCCACGGAGGAGGGCCTCCAGGAGGTCGCCGCCCGCGTCCTAAGGGGCGGATACACCCACATCGTCCACGCCCTCGCCCTGGAGGACACCGAGGCGCCCGACATCCAGGCCCTGGACCACCGCGTCACCAAGAACCTCTACAGTCTGTTCCTGCTGAGCAAGGCCCTGATGAACACCGGGGTGCGGGGCCGGATCGTCGCCCTCACTCGAAGGGCCTGCGCCCTCACGGACGGGGCGGCCGTCGCCGCGCCGGAGAACTCCGCGCTTGCCGGCCTCGCCAAGGTGATCGGACGTGAGTTTCCCTACCTCAAGACCCGGGTCCAGGACGTGGACGAGCACGTCACCCCCGACCTGCTGTGGCGTGAGATGACCCGGCCGGAACCCGGTCTGCACCTGCTGCGCGAGGGGCGTTCCTACCACGAGGTCTTCGAGGAACTCCCCGAACTCGGCACCGGATCCGAGGAGGACTACCTCCGGGCGGGCGGCACCTATCTCGTCACCGGTGGTACGGGCGGCATCGGACTTGCCGTCAGCGAGATGTTCGCGACACTCCAGCCCGACATCGACCTCGTGCTGGTCAGCCGCTCAGGCGCACCTGACCGGGCGGACTGGCAGCGGCTGATCGCGACCCATCCCGACGGGAAGCCGGCCCGGGTGGCCCGGACCCTGACCGAGATCGAGGGCATGGGGGCGCGCGTCCACGTGTACGCGGCCGACGCCGGTGACCCCGACGCGCTGCGGGCCGTCGTCGAGGACGTACAGCGCACATTCGGCCGGATCGACGGCATCGTGCACGCGGCCGGCATCCCCGGGCGGAATCTGATCTCGCTGCGCGATCCGCGGGACTTCGCCGATGTCGTTCGGCCGAAGATCCACGGAGCCTACGTCCTGAACAAAGCGACCGAAGACGTGAGTCCGGACTTCATTCTGCACTTCTCGTCGGTCGCCGTCGTCTTCCCGTCCTCCGGGCAGGGTGACTACGCGGCCGGCAACTACTACCTGGACACCCTCGCCTGCATGGGCCGGCGCGACGACTGCCATGTCGTCGCCGTGGACTGGGTCGCCTGGCGAGAAGTCGGCATGGCCGTCGACTACGGGAGTAAGCTCGACACGACCTTCAAGGCGGTCTACACCAACACCGGCATGGGCATCATCGACAGGATGTTGCGCTCCCGTCGGCGCCGTGCGTTCGCCGGGGAGGTCAACTACGACGGCAACCTCGTGCACATCTTCAAGTCGTTCGACATGGTGCTCGGCTCCACCGTGAACACGAAGATGAAGCAGGCCGAGAGCGATCTGAGGGACCGTCTGCGCATCGCGTCGGAACAGAAGCGCAAGCAGATCGACGCGGTCTCGGTGGAGCTGACCGGGCGCCCCGACGGCGTCTACCGCGAGGCCGAAACCACCGTCGCTCGCTGCTTCGCCGACGCCCTCGGCTACCCGACGCTCGACGTCGAGGCCGACTTCTTCAACATCGGCGGCGACTCCCTGATGGCCACCACCGTCGCGTCCAACATCGCGACCTGCCTGCAGATCGAGTTCGACGCCGCCGACCTGCTGATGGAGCGCACCGTCTCCGCCGTCGCGGACGCGGTCGAGCTGATGCGGGAAGAAGCAGCGGAGGAGAGCCCCGTGTAG
- a CDS encoding MATE family efflux transporter: MTEDLLKRKTQNDIKQHSERRSLLGFSLPMSVANYVQQSYLLADSIIVGHYVGVGGLAAVGAAQPIFYLVNAVFLGLVSGFAIRFARMTGSGRAESRQDAVIGLAAFAVVWAVLCIALVFAATGFFLRLMGIHGAVADGSTTYLRTLSLGFVGVFGIGALGGFLRGLGDSRTVMYIMVFSSLLNIGLAWSFVAVLGMGVRGAALGTVAASSVAFLAGLVLVARRHGIHRYRSTLRDLARQAGSSLRLGFPVGIQHVMLSLGTMVLTSLIAPFGTAAIAAFSIAARLETLAGRFYLDLSGAVTVFVARYVGAGDTERARRVLLEALRICLWATLAESVLVILVRHGIAGAFTADASVRGIVGSYILMSYPFFLLYTAMAVVHGFFNGIGRTVFPLVCTMLSFLVVRVPTASALKGPLGLDGIIWAVPIGWFVGLAYTAFTVRRYLRDAGRLIPVQPDTT, translated from the coding sequence ATGACCGAAGACCTACTGAAACGCAAGACACAGAACGACATAAAGCAACACTCCGAGCGGCGATCGCTCCTGGGATTCAGCCTCCCGATGTCGGTCGCCAACTACGTACAGCAGTCCTACCTGTTGGCGGACAGTATCATCGTCGGCCACTACGTCGGCGTCGGCGGGCTCGCCGCCGTGGGCGCCGCCCAGCCGATCTTCTACCTTGTCAACGCCGTCTTCCTCGGGCTGGTGAGCGGTTTCGCCATACGGTTCGCCCGGATGACCGGCTCCGGCCGGGCCGAGAGCCGGCAGGACGCCGTGATCGGCCTGGCGGCGTTCGCCGTCGTCTGGGCCGTGCTCTGCATCGCCCTGGTCTTCGCCGCCACGGGCTTCTTCCTGCGTCTGATGGGGATCCACGGTGCCGTGGCCGACGGCAGCACAACTTATCTGCGCACCCTCTCCCTCGGTTTCGTCGGGGTGTTCGGCATCGGTGCGCTGGGCGGCTTTCTGCGCGGGCTCGGCGACTCCCGCACCGTCATGTACATCATGGTGTTCAGCAGCCTCCTCAACATCGGGCTCGCCTGGAGCTTCGTCGCCGTGCTGGGGATGGGAGTGCGCGGGGCCGCCCTGGGCACCGTGGCGGCCAGTTCCGTGGCCTTCCTCGCGGGGCTGGTGCTGGTGGCCCGCCGGCACGGCATCCACCGCTACCGCAGCACCCTCCGCGATCTGGCCCGGCAGGCCGGCTCCTCGCTCCGGCTGGGCTTCCCTGTCGGCATCCAGCACGTCATGCTCTCCCTCGGCACCATGGTGCTGACGTCGCTGATCGCGCCGTTCGGAACGGCCGCCATAGCCGCGTTCAGCATCGCCGCCCGCCTGGAGACCCTGGCCGGCCGGTTCTATCTGGACCTGTCCGGCGCGGTCACGGTCTTCGTGGCCCGGTACGTGGGGGCCGGGGACACCGAGCGGGCCCGCAGGGTCCTCCTGGAGGCGCTGCGTATCTGCCTGTGGGCGACCCTCGCGGAGTCCGTGCTGGTGATCCTGGTACGGCACGGCATCGCCGGAGCCTTCACCGCGGACGCCTCGGTCCGCGGGATCGTCGGGTCGTACATCCTCATGAGCTATCCGTTCTTCCTCCTCTACACGGCAATGGCGGTCGTCCACGGCTTCTTCAACGGCATCGGCCGGACGGTCTTCCCGCTGGTGTGCACGATGCTGTCGTTCCTGGTAGTCCGCGTCCCGACCGCGTCGGCCCTGAAGGGGCCGCTGGGCCTGGACGGCATCATCTGGGCGGTCCCGATCGGCTGGTTCGTCGGCCTCGCCTACACCGCGTTCACCGTCCGCCGGTACCTCCGGGACGCCGGGCGGCTCATACCCGTCCAGCCCGACACCACCTGA
- a CDS encoding ACP S-malonyltransferase, whose product MRARIFPGQGAQRKGMGEDVFEDFPELIAQADEILGYSMAELCLQDPEGKLRQTRYAQPAIYFVNALLHLRENGEPDGFEYFAGHSLGEYNALVAAGMLELTDGLELVRRRAEAMAGVTGGGMLAVIGLTREQVESLLFAEGVAAVYLANWNSDRQLVVAGDRAGVRAFGKAAARSGATKVTPLNVSGPFHTPLMNPARLRFDEVLAQCAFKPGDVPVVSSATGEIVDHTGARDLLSSQISTPVQWVGAVRTLRELGVTEFSEVNGTTLTRLDSEIH is encoded by the coding sequence GTGCGTGCAAGGATATTCCCCGGCCAGGGTGCCCAGCGGAAGGGAATGGGAGAGGACGTCTTCGAAGACTTCCCCGAACTCATTGCGCAGGCCGACGAGATACTCGGCTACTCCATGGCCGAACTGTGCCTCCAGGACCCGGAGGGAAAACTCCGGCAGACCCGCTACGCACAACCCGCCATCTACTTTGTCAACGCCCTGCTGCACCTGCGGGAGAACGGTGAACCCGACGGCTTCGAGTACTTCGCCGGACACAGCCTGGGCGAGTACAACGCCCTGGTCGCGGCCGGAATGCTGGAGCTGACGGACGGGCTGGAACTCGTCCGGCGGCGCGCGGAGGCGATGGCCGGCGTCACTGGTGGCGGAATGCTTGCCGTCATCGGACTGACCCGGGAACAGGTCGAATCCCTGCTGTTCGCCGAAGGGGTGGCGGCCGTCTACCTCGCCAACTGGAACTCCGACCGGCAGCTGGTGGTGGCGGGGGACCGAGCCGGAGTGCGGGCGTTCGGCAAGGCGGCCGCCAGGAGCGGCGCCACCAAGGTGACACCCCTCAACGTCAGTGGCCCGTTCCACACCCCCCTGATGAACCCGGCCCGGCTGCGGTTCGACGAGGTGCTCGCGCAGTGCGCCTTCAAACCGGGTGATGTTCCGGTCGTGTCGTCCGCCACTGGCGAGATCGTCGACCACACCGGTGCCCGTGACCTGCTGAGCAGCCAGATCAGCACCCCGGTGCAGTGGGTCGGGGCGGTTCGGACCCTGCGGGAGCTCGGTGTAACCGAGTTCAGCGAAGTCAACGGCACCACCCTGACCAGACTCGACAGCGAGATCCACTGA